In Tautonia rosea, the genomic window TGACTCCTCCAAGGATTCTTGGCCCGAGTGCGCTCCCCTGTCCTCCTCCATGCTGATCGGTCTTGAAGGGAAAAGCACTCTGTGAGGTTCGGGGCCTGGACGCATGACTCAGATTTGCGGTTTCGCCAAGGGGGTCTGAGGTCGGTTCTCACAACCCTCTTGCCTTCATAATCCAAACACGAGTGACGAGGTTGACTCCGAGACAGTCTCGTAATCAAGGCGATGCAACATCAGGACCCAAACCCGTCTCCTGGCTCAATGACGGATTGAGCTAAGCCCGGGAGATCAAGGCAATCTGCATCGTGGGTTCGACCGAATTGCTGGACGATCCGATCAACGTGGGGGGGAGGCTCGGGTCTCGGTGGTTGACCAACCACTCCAACACTTGCCCTCCTTATTATTGCGGATACTCGGGACGCTGAACCAGCGTTGATCGGAAAAACGGCATGAACGATTCGCACGGCCACCTTGCGCGGCATTGACCCGTTGGAACTCGGCTCGCGATAATACCCATCCCTCGACCCACGACGGTTCAATCCTTCCTGTGCTCCGGCGGATCGATGACCTGTGTTATGCATCCGCCGCCCTGGCCCCCTTTGTGATCGGCATTGCCTGCCGTTTCCGTAACGAGGACCAACGGTTGGTGATCACCCTTGAGAATTTGCAGCCCGTCCCTGATGCCCTGCGTCGATCAGTGCTCTCAATCGGGAATTTTGACGGCGTTCATCGCGGCCATGCCGATCTGATCGGCAGACTGCGGTTGATGGCCGATGCGCTGAAGGCCCCGGCCATCGCGATCACCTTCGACCCGCACCCAATCGCCGTGCTTCGCCCCGATCAGGCCCCTGCACCGCTGAGCTGGACCGATCGCAAAGCGGCGTTGCTGAAACAGATCGGGGTCGATGCAGTCGCTATCTTCAAGACTGGCCCCTGGTTGCTCGGACTCACGGCCCGAGCGTTCTTCGAACGGGTCATCCTGGATCAATTCGACGCTGCCGGGCTGGTCGAGGGTCCGACGTTCGGCTTCGGACGGGATCGCGTGGGAACGGTCGAGACGCTTGATGACTGGTGCGCCGAGGCGGGCCTCCGGTTCGAGATCGCGGCTCCGTCGGAGCAGGACGGGAGGATTGTATCCTCAACTCGCATCCGTCACGCCTTGCTCGACGGCCTCGCCCACGAGGCTGCCGGGTTGCTCGGCCGTCCTCATCGCCTCCGGGGAACAGTCGTTCGGGGAGAGGGTCGAGGGCGCACCATCGGCTTTCCGACGGCGAACCTGGGCGGGATCGACACGCTCATCCCAGCCGATGGCGTGTACGCGACCCTGGCCTATCTTGACGGCAGCCCCGAGCCAATCCCCTCGGCCACGCACATCGGCCCCAATGCGACGTTCGGCGCGGAGATGAGAACGGTTGAGGCGCACTTGCTCGATTTTGAGGCGAACCTTTACGGCCGTCGGATCGAGCTCGACCTGCTCGCCCGCCTCCGCCCGTCGCAGGCCTTCCACGGGCTTGAGGCGCTGCTGGCCCAGATGGAATGCGATGTGGCTGAGGCCCGCAAGGTGATCGCCGGGCATCGGCTCCTTTGAGCGAGGATTCGGACATTGATCCGATCAGCTTCGTACTGAGCCGATTCGGTCCGGGGTATCAATCAAGATCGATTGCCCTCTCACAAGCGTCCCGGAATCGATCCGAAGTTGTCTGGAATCACCGGAAGAGGACGATTCGGAACGCTCCAGGAAGCCCGTCAGGGTTTCGACGATCGTTCGTGCCACCCGATCCCATCGGTAGTGAGCGTCGAGCGGTTCTTGAGGAATGGCAATCGGCGAGGCTCGACGGAGTTTCTGCCAGGCCTGATCCACGGTGCTAGGTTCGGACGGGTCGAAGAAGTGGATCCCTGGTGTGTCAAATTCACGGAGGGCGCTGTTGTAGCTGGCCAGCACGGGGGTTCCGTGGCGGAGCGAGTCGAGCACCGGAAAACCGAATCCTTCGTAGAGCGACGGATAGATGGACCAGCCGACGGTTCGATAGAGGCGGCAGAGTTCTCGATCGGGCACGACGCCGAGAAACCGGACCCGACGGCCTCGGGGGAGGCGTCGGTACTTCTCCAGAGCCTTGCGTGAGGTGAGCCAACCCAGCGGTCCGACCCACCAGAGTTCGGCCCCATCGGGCAAGGCGTCGGAATCGCGAAACCAGTCGAGCAGGAAGAACGGATTCTTGCGAGGTTCGAGCGTCGAAACGACCAGACCGACATTCGGACGTCGCTCCGGCGTGCTGTCGTCGCAGTGGGATTCGACGCAGAGGCTCGGCCCCGAGTGGGCGACGACAATCCGGTGTTGCGGGAAGGGGGTCAGCCAGCCCGCGTCGGCCTTGGTGGCATGCGAGACGGCCAGAGCACAGTCGGACGAGAGCAGGCTCTTGGCGAAGAAGCCACGGAACATCCCCCGCGTTTTCTCGGAATGCGTCCAGGGGACGACGAGCGGGGTGAAGTCGTGCAGGATGCTCATCTCGACCGGGAAGAGCTTCTCGACAGGCCTTAGGCAGCCGAAGAGCCCGGCGCTTCGAGCGGGAGGAGTCCCGAGCGGCTCGCGACGGCTCGACCAGATCCATCGGCCGAGCGATCCGAGATCCTGGTCGAGGTTCGGGTCCAGTTCCCCGTTGAGGATCAGTTCCTTCCCGTTCGAGAAGAATCGCAAGGGCACGAGACGAGCCAGAGACAGCACGACGCGAGCCGTGTAGCGACCGATTCCGGTCAAATGCCGATCGGCCAGTGGGTTGGCATCGACGTATAGCGTGAATCCAGAATCGGCCGCAGCCCCGGCCTCCAAGCGATTCGGGGTCTCATCCATGATGCTTCCCGTCCGATTCGATTTTCCGAGGAGAACCTATCCGGGACGTTCATACGCCCTTGATCCCCCTTTAGACTCGCCCAAGCGAGACAATCGGTCAACCGCGATCGGCGCCCGCCTGCAGGAGTTTCCGGCCCTTCGACCCGGATGCCGTTCCTCGGCTCGGGGTCAGGACGACGACAAGCGCGACCACGCCAGACCGGCCGCCACGACACCAACGAGTGCGAGACCGCCGAGAATCGCGTTACGATGAATGGAACACTGAAGCTCCCAACGGGGATTTATTGCCTGAGCGTTAAATGCCCCGTGGGCTCCCCGGTCGCCGGGGAGCGGCTCCCAAAGGTTGTGCGGTTGGTCCGGTGCCTGTGGTTCGTCCCCCATTTGGGAGTCGTATCCGTACCGGCTCAGGTACCAGTCACCTACGGCTGGGACGAGTTTGTTCCCGAGAATCACCTGGTAGGTCGGCACTCCGACAAACAACTCGCGGCGGTTGTGATCCGAGGCCCAGAGAATTGCCTCGGCGGCGATTTCAGGCTGGTAAATTGGAGGGACCGGCTGTCCCTTGCGCGGAAGTCGGCTTTTTACCCAGCGAAACTGTGGCGTGTTCATTGCAGGCAGTTGGATCGAGGTCACGCGCACGCGACTTCGTTCGTGCAACAGTTCGGCCCGAAGCGAGTCATTGAAGCCCTGGATCGCATGCTTCGCGGCACAGTATGCCGACTGGAGCGGAATTCCCCGATAAGCAAGGGCTGATCCGACCTGAATGATCTTCCCCCGATCTCTGGGTTTCATCCGTTTCAAGGCTGCAAGGGTTCCGTGAACATACCCCAGATAGGTCACCTCGGTCACCCTGCGAAAATCCTCGGGGGTGATTTCGAGGATGGGGGAAAAGACCGAGACCATGGCGTTGTTGACCCAGACGTCGATCGGCCCCAGTTCGCGCTCGACGGCCTCGGCTGCGTTCTCGACCGCCTGGGCATCAGCCACGTCGCAGGGAAGCACCAGAGCCTGCCCTCCCCGCCGCTCAACCTCCCGCCGGGTCGCCTCCAGCCCGTCCCGACCCCGGGCAATCAGGCCGATGCGGGCACCTCGATCCGCAAAGGCTCGCGACGTAGCGCGACCCACCCCGGCCGAGGCGCCGGTGATCACAACGACAGGCGGGTTCGTTCCAATGCGTGTCATGATGTCCCCTGAATCATTTCTCGGTATCGCTCAACCGAAGCGTTTACGAGGTAAAACATCTTTGGATTTCGTTGAATTCAATTCCGAACGATTCCTTGAACCAAGCAAGCGTCTTCCTTGCATTCATCAAGGACATCTTTAGTTTGGCATTGCAGAAACCAGAAGCGCTCGGGGATGATTGCGAGCAAGTGGCGTGCCCGAATTCGTTCGTCCGACCGCAAGTGTGGCCATCTCCGTTCCTCCTCTGGCTCGATCTGGCGAGGCCATAGGAGAGGTCTTTTCGCCTTGCCGACGGTCGAAAGGTTCTGAAACCGATTCGGTCAATCCGTGGCCAGCGTGATCGAGTCGAAGTCGTACGGACACTCAGCAATTGTTGCTGGTCGGTTTGTTCACGGAAGATCGTCGGCGTTCCGACCCTTCGTGGAGGTTCTTCTGATCATGGCGCGTTCCTTGCATCGACTTCGATCCGTCTGCCTCCTGGTGCCCGTGCTGGGAGTGATGATCTGGATCTCGCCGACCTGGGACTCACTTCGAGCAGAGGATGCCCCTCCAGATCCGGACCCCACACGGTTCGCCAGTGACATTGAGGCGTTCGAGCAAGGCGATCGAGCTAGTCCTCCCGAACCCTCGTCCATCCTCTTTCTGGGAAGTTCGAGCATCAAGCTCTGGGATCTGAATGTTTGGTTTCCTGAGCAAACGCTCCTGAATCGAGGATTTGGCGGATCGCAACTCTCAGACGTGATTCACTATGCGGATCGCCTCATCACTCCGTCGCGTCCTCGATTGGTCATCGTTTATGCGGGAGACAACGACATTGCGGAGGGGAAGTCACCAGAGCGCGTACTGAAGGATTTTCTCACGCTCTCGAGCCGCATCCGAACGCTCTCGCCGAACGCCTCAATCGTATTTCTCTCGATCAAACCGAGTCTTGCCCGAAAAGATCACTGGCCGTCCATGCGTCACGCGAATAGACTCATCAACGAGGCCTGCGACATGAGTGCTCACCTCCATTTTCTCGATGTCGCCAGTCCGATGCTCGACGCCCTGGGAGCCATGAGGCCTGAACTTTATGACTCCGACGGTTTGCATCTGAACAACGACGGATACGCGATTTGGGCCGAGCGGCTTGCTCCCGTTCTTCAACGATTTCTCGACAATTCGTCGGCCCGTTAGGAACGAAAACGCGACACTGCGGAATGAGGTCGATTCGGTCCGCTCACAGAATCTCATCGAGGGCAGGACGGCCTGATCGATACCGCAGAACCTCGCATCGAATTCAACCGTGTCACGATCACCCCGTGTTTCGGCTCTGAAAGATTCCCTTGCGTTCCCACCAATTCCTGACAGAATCCGCTTGAACCGTTCTGTTGATGAGAGGTCGAGCGACGTTGCTCACCGCGTCGGGGAACGGAATGGGAAACCAAATCAGATGGATACAACGGACCCGAAGATCCTGGACACGGGAGACTTTCCCTCGGTTCCCCCAGCGTTGCCACCGCGAATCGAGGTCATCTCGTCAGCTCGGAGCGATGTCGGCAAGGTCCGACGAAACAATGAAGACCACTATTTGGTCGCCCGTCTTCGCCGCTCAATCGACATCGACGCTACGAATCTCGATTCCTTACGGCTTCCTCTGCTCCGCGAGGAAGCCGGACACCTGCTTGCCGTTGCCGATGGCATGGGCGGCATGGCGTCAGGAGAAGACGCCAGCTTCCTGGCCATCAGTGCCGGGTTGGAGTTGCTCCGAGACGCGGCCAAGTGGCACCTGGACGTCTCGGGACCAAATGAGATTGAGGAACTCGTTGCCACGTGCCGGAGTTACATTCAGCAGATAAACCAGCGGGTTTACACCCAGGCCTCCCAGGATGCCTCAAAGGAAGGGATGGGCACTACGCTCTCCGTTGCTTACAGCGTTGGACTTCGACTCTTTGTGGTTCATGTGGGAGATTCCCGTGTCTACCTCGCACACGGCGGAACCCTGCAGCAGATCACCCGAGATCATACGGTCGCACAAGACCTGGCCACGACCGGTCGGATTACACAATCGGAAGTCAAGTCGCATCGCATGCGAAATGTCTTGACCAACTACATCGGATCGCCCGACCAGGGGATCGAGGCCGAGATTCACCGGCTCGAATTGCATCCCGGTGACCGGCTCCTGCTCTGCAGCGACGGTCTGAGCGATCAGGTTGAGGATGCCGAAATCGCTCAGATCCTCGCGAGTGCATCCGAGCCGAAGGCCGCGTGCGACCGTCTGGTCGACGCGGCCTTGAAAGCCGGAGGGCGAGACAACATCACCGTCATCGTGGCCGATTACCGAGTGGAGTCGTCCTGAGCCTGGTCGAGGCTGGGGAGGCCAACGGGCGTGTTGGCACTCGCACTTGCCTTGAGCGTCGTCTGCTCGAACGGTTGAGGTGCCATCAGTACGAAGCGAGCCTGCTGAGGATCGTTGGCATCAATTCCGAACAGGAGCAACCGATCCCGAACGGTCATGAGCCGGAGCGCGTTGACCGCGATCGGAAGTTCCTCAATCATCGTGCTCCAGGTCCCCGATTCAGGGTCGTAGACTTCGATCGAGCGGGCCGGTTCGAAGTGGCCGGACGAACCTGCCGCAAAGCCTCCTCCCATATAAAGCTTTCCGTCGAGCACGACCAGATCGGCAAAGACGCGAGGTTGGCTGGGAGACGGAATCGTCTGCCACGCTTTCGTCTCGAAGTTGAACACATCGACCACATCGACCAGCGTCTGGTCGTCTCCCAGGCCACCGACCAGATAATAGTTCCCGTCCAGAACCGCCCCGGCGAAGGATCGACGGGCCCTCGGGATCTGATGCTCGGTCACCTCAAATGTGCTGTCTTCGGCCTCAACGTCCCAGCGAAGCACCTCGGTCGGGAACCCGCGGTTTTGCGCTTCGGGACGGGGGTCAAAGATGCTTCCGCCGAAGACCCAGATTGCGCCGTCATGGACCGCTGCGCCGAACATTCCGCGATCGTCGGGAATCGACGCCTTAAGGGATTCCCAGGTTGACTCCGACGCCTGACGCCGAACCACCGATCCGAGAGTTCGAACTACCTCCCCATCGTCCGCGATTCCGCCCAGGACGTAGGTATCGAGCTGCCTGCCATCAGGAACTGAAACGACCACACTGGACTGCCGGGCCGAGGGCAAGGCCCCAATCGGTTCGGCTCGTGTTCCATCCAAACGAATAGTGAAGACCTCATCCGTCAGCAGTTCTGACTTGAAATCGTGAGGGTTGGCGCTTCGATTTCCTCCGGCAAGCAGCACCTGAGACCCGACCATGCTGACGGCGTGCGATTGCACCGCCGCTCCCGGAAGTTCGACCGTCCAGGTCACCAGGTCCATCGCCGAGGTGGTGCCATCGAGCGGGATCGACTCGATGAATCGCACGGGCACTCCCGCGAAGTTGCCGCCGACAATCAAGGCGTCTTCGTCGATTCCGGGCAAGAGCCGATGAGTGATCCGGGGGACCGCCTGTTCGGCGATTGCCTCCCACGAATCGGCTGTCTCGGTGAGACGGTAAACCGTGCCATTGCCACCGCTCGCAAGCAGTCGGCCGCCGAGACTGAAGGCCGAGGGAGCAAACCCCTGAATCGGCTCGCCAGGCAGTTCCGGCCCTTGCATCCAGGACTGATCTTCAGGGTCGAAGACAACCACCTCTCGGGTGGTGTCACCATTCTCCAGCAGACCGCCCACCACGAAGATCTTGCCATCATGCGCGGCGACCGCCAGCGCTCGCCGAGGTGTCGGTAGCGAGGGCAACACCTCCCAGCCAGCTTCGGGGTTGGTCAGATCGAGACGCAATGCATCATCAAGAAAGTACGCTCCGTTCGAGTCTCCCCCCGTCATCGACCAGCCACCGACGACGTAGAGGTAATCTCCCAGCACTGCGGCGTCGTGCGTGGATCGGGGTTCCGGCAGCGGAGGAAGATCGGTCCACTCGCTCGTCTCGGGATCAAAGCGAGCCACCTCATCCACAGAAATCAGATCGTGCGGTGATCCCTCCTCATTTCGGGCCAGCATGCCACCCACCCGAATGAGTTTGCCGTCATGAGCAACCAGCGCAACTCCCTGAAGGGCGGTGCCACAAGGCAGCTCTTCCCAGGTCGTCCGGTCTCGAAGGTCGAGCCGATAGAAGTGAGGGTTCGTGGTGCCGGTGTGGTAACGATGAGTCGTCCCTGTGTGACCACTATATACATAAAGAGAATCACCCACGACCGCACCGCCGAAGCTGTTGATCGGCTCGGGGATCAAAGCAAAGGGTCTGGACAATCGGCAGGTATCAGCCACGGCCTTGGTGTCCTGGGAGACAAGGATCGGCGTGACCATGAGGGTCGCATAGTGGCGCGATTCCGGATAGGGAGTGCCGTCCAGTTCGCCCGCGGTTCCATCAATCCATTTGGCAAGCAAACCAGCACGCCCGTCGGCCAAATCAGGACAACGAACACGCCCCTGGTCGTCGGCAATCAAGGTGCGGTCATTACCATCCTCATGATACACCTTGACCTCGGCGCGGGCAGCAGGTTCCCCGTTGAAGCGGACCTGAATGAGGGCCGGTTCTTCAGCGTCCACCAGCCAACTCATCCGAAGACCTTCACCCGCTTCGACGGTTCCGGTAGGGAGCGGTCCGAGCTGCAGGCGCGTTGTATACATGAGCCGGAAGGTCGACTCCCCCCGGTTCATGATGCCGAACTCCAGCTCACCGTCGACGACTCGGGGAAGGTTTTCGGGCAACTGGACGAAGTCGGAGTCCTCTCCTCGATTCAGTGAGAGCGGTTTGCCCTCGATCGAGTAGGTGGCCGAGTCCAGATACTTCAAAAACATCGGCAGATCGGGAACCGTTTGATCGGCGAAGAAGGCGTGGGCGACGACCGAGCCATCCTCTTCCCGTTCGCCGGAGATCCAGAGGAAATGGGCCGAGGACGGCTGGCCTAGCCCGAAAAGGGAGAGGCTCGCGACGGCCGCACACAGGCCTCGCAATCGAACGCATCGAGGCGCTGATCGTTTCATGGGAGTTCCTTTACTGTCTCAGTGTGACGTGTGATGGAAATCGTGGTCAGAACGGGGCGAGGGAGGAGAATCGGCCTCCGCAAGATCGAAGCGAGCCGCTTGGAAGAACATTGCCTCAGCCTCCTGGTTGGCGCGTCGCACGCGCTCATCCTCTTGCAAGGCCCGAGCGTAGCGTTCCGGGTCTTGGTCGGGGGTTGGAGACTGGTTGACACGATTCGAACCGCAACCGACCGAGATCAACAGCATGAGGAGAGAAATCGGGATCCACCGAAAGACGTTCATGGGAAACTCCGGGAAGCGTCGGGAGGGTCCGAAGTTGGTCAAGGCAACTCGTCCACCGAGAGGCCGAGCGCTGCGGCCTCGGCCTCACGATTCTCCTGTTCGATCCGAGCGTCCTCCGCAGTGGCCTGCTCGAAGGCCTCAGGGTTGTCCGCGGCCAGGGGCGATTGATTGACGCCCGCACCTTGCTTCCCGCAACCGAGGGGCAGAGTCAGTGCGAGCAGGAGAACGGCCCGCCGAATCGTTCGAAAATTCACAGTCATGATGAGAAAATCTTTCTTCTCAGCGCTTGCGAAAAGATTGCTAGCATTTGTTAATATTGATCGGACGAAACGATTTCTCCGCCAGCCACGGTTGAAAGCGCCATGTAGGATTGGGCGTTGATTGTTTCCTTAACGAACTTCACGCTGCCATCGGCGAACAGGAAGTTGGCCCCCCCTGGATGCACGCTCCGGAAGTTCGGGAGAGTTTGGCCGCTGGTCGGGGAGACCGGGAACCCGTTCGGGCCCGGGAAACGGGTGGTATCCGAAGGATAGCCGCAATCGTTCAAACCGTAGAAGACGCCGATACGGTCGGTTGTCTTCCCGATGATGCCCCCGACGATGAACTCTGATCCCCAGCTCCGTCGGCGTCCGAAGGCCATGAACATCACGTTGTCATAGAAGCGGCCCTGATCGAATTGTTCGAGCGGGACACAGACCCGGTTTTCGGCCGATCCCACGGCAACGAACGGGTTGGCGGCGTTGCCGCCGGCCGATTCTCCCATGAGGAAGGTCTGGCTCGTCCCGTCTCGGACCTCAGCCAATCGGGTGAAGGTGTCGATCCCGGCGATTCCCCTCAGGCTTCGGTTGACGTACGGCGGCGAGACATAGTTGTCAGCCCCTGCGCTAAAGATGTAGTCGGTCACCGCGACTCGGTCGAGGGCCCAGGAAACTCCGGCGAAGTTGAAGGTCGAGCCGACCTCGCTCATGTTCCGGTTCGACGGGCAGAGAAACGTGCTGACTTGCGTCGTGATTCCGGTCGTCTGGGCCGGTAACGACCAGCCGAAATACGTTCCTAACGTCGGCGAGGCGAACGCTTGCTCGAAATTAAACGCCGAGGAGAGCGCCGACTGCTCCATGTAGGGCAGAACCGAGTGATAGCCTGTAAAATTCCCGTAGAGTTGAGCAAACCCACCGTGCATAGCCGCCGGAAAGACCTGATGGGTGCTTTCATAGTTGTGCAATGCCAGACCAATCTGCTTGAGATTGTTCACACATTGCGCCCGACGAGCCGCCTCGCGAGCCGACTGGACGGCCGGCAGCAGCAGGGCAATGAGGACGCCGATGATCGCAATGACCACCAGCAGCTCAATCAGCGTAAATCCATACCGACGACGCTTCTGAACCGTGTTCATCGTGGTGATTCCGAGGGGGAATTGAGGGAACTCATTTGAGTCTCTTTGGAGTGTTGCGGAGCGCAATGCCCGCCCTCGGGACCGCTTGGTAACGTTGCCTGAACCTCCCTCGTCCCGGTCATTCCGGGGGGCACGCCGCCGGAGAGTGGTCCCGCATCGTCCCGGAACAACCGGGCCAGATGCCTCCCCGGCGGTCGTGCCTGCCGTCATGAAACCGGATCGCTCCGGAAGCATGACGGTGGCTCAGGGGTCGACACGCTCGGACCTCGACTCCGCGTGCCGATCGCGTCGATGCGTACGACCACACCTCATCAACGCTCCGGGAAACACGCCATCCGGCGGGACCAGCACCGATTCGACCACTTCCCGGCTGTGACATTGAGACTTCGTCTCAGCGAGACTCCTGAACAAAGGCCTCCTCGGAGGCCAGGTCTTATTCTGGACGAAGAACCGACCGAAATCTCACACCCCGACGATTCCCCGAAAACGTCCCGAACGGCAGAGCGACTGCATCGGAGTGACTCGAACTCCGCCGTGGCACTGAGACTCAGTCTCAACGAGACCGTACGTTACGATTCTTCGTCCTCTCCTGTCAATGACCGAGTCCCCACGATTCGAAAAAAACGGGGAGCAATCCCGTGTGAACAGTGGGCCAAAACCCCGCAAAGTGAAACAGAGGATGATGATGGGAGAAGTAAGTGTCAGAACGAACGTGCCTGACCGAGGAGGAAAACCCCGGCCAGGCACGTTGTGAGAAACCCGGAGTTTTATGGTTTGAGACGACTGAGAGTCACCATGGGTCAACCATCGACACTGGCTCCGGCCCCTACCGGCTCGGCTTCGGTGTCGGCATCTTCATTCTCCGTGGGAGGGCTGATTTTCCGAGGTCGTTCATCGGCCTCGGCAATCGCCCAACCGAGTCGATAGGCAGCCCGGGAAATGCGAATCGCCTTGCCCACGTCGGTCTTCTCGAAGTCATCGCCGGGTCGGTGGTAGTCGTCGTGGATTCCCGCGAAGAAGAAAATGACAGGAATGCCCAGGCGGGCAAAGTTGAAGCTGTCGGTCCGGGCGTAGAACTGGTCGGCGTCGAAATCAGATGCCATCGCTTCGAGTTCGAGCGCAGCAACGGCAGCGGGAATGATCGTCGAGTAGTCGGGATGCTCGGGAGACGGGGTGAGACTGACACGACTGGGGTCGTTGCGAGAAATCATGTCCATATTGATATTCGCAACCACTTCATACCCTTCCGGCAAAGTCATGTGTTCGCTCCACCAGCGCGAACCGAGCAATCCTTTTTCCTCTCCCGAGACCCAGAGGAATGCAACCGATCGGCGCGGCCTTGGCCCTTCCGCAATGGCCTGGGCAATCTCGATCAAGGCGCTGGTTCCCGATCCGTTATCGTCGGCTCCGTTGTGGATCTCTCCATTGATCACGCCAACGTGGTCGTAATGGGCGCTGAAGACGATGACTTCGTGCTTCAGCTCCTCGTCTCGACCGGGGAACATGCCAATGACATTCCGGTCCTCAACCAACTCGACCGTACTGGCAAAGACAAACCGGGCTCGGGCGCCTTCGAGCTCTCGAGGCGTGGTGGGATCGTCCGACAGATTCAGCGATTCCTCAATCGCATCACGCAGGTGGTCTTCGAGGAAGATCAAGGGGGTTCCGTTGGTTGAAGACGCCCCGAGGCTCATCGATCGTCGGCCGAACATGCGGAGGGCAAAGGGGTTCGACTCGGCATAGGGACGGGCCTCCTCAGCTTCGAAGGGATGCATGACGAGCAGGGCAAGGGCCCCGCGATCCCGGGCCGCTTGAAGCTTGGCGAAGGAACTGGCTCCAGACACCTGAGCGTTGCGGCGTCCCCCCTGGTCCTCTGCTTCCTGACCGGGGGGGAGACCATCCAGCACCAGGACGATCCGATCCTTGACCTCGACCGTGTCGAAGTCATTCGGCTCACCCCCGGTCCCAGTCCGACCATACCCGAGAAAAACAACCGGTGCTTCGATCGCTCCAGGCGCGAGGTTTCTAGGGACCAGGATAAAATCCTCCTTGACCTTTCCGGCGACTTCCCGGACGGCATCATTCGCTGTGATCG contains:
- a CDS encoding PP2C family protein-serine/threonine phosphatase; its protein translation is MDTTDPKILDTGDFPSVPPALPPRIEVISSARSDVGKVRRNNEDHYLVARLRRSIDIDATNLDSLRLPLLREEAGHLLAVADGMGGMASGEDASFLAISAGLELLRDAAKWHLDVSGPNEIEELVATCRSYIQQINQRVYTQASQDASKEGMGTTLSVAYSVGLRLFVVHVGDSRVYLAHGGTLQQITRDHTVAQDLATTGRITQSEVKSHRMRNVLTNYIGSPDQGIEAEIHRLELHPGDRLLLCSDGLSDQVEDAEIAQILASASEPKAACDRLVDAALKAGGRDNITVIVADYRVESS
- the ribF gene encoding riboflavin biosynthesis protein RibF yields the protein MITLENLQPVPDALRRSVLSIGNFDGVHRGHADLIGRLRLMADALKAPAIAITFDPHPIAVLRPDQAPAPLSWTDRKAALLKQIGVDAVAIFKTGPWLLGLTARAFFERVILDQFDAAGLVEGPTFGFGRDRVGTVETLDDWCAEAGLRFEIAAPSEQDGRIVSSTRIRHALLDGLAHEAAGLLGRPHRLRGTVVRGEGRGRTIGFPTANLGGIDTLIPADGVYATLAYLDGSPEPIPSATHIGPNATFGAEMRTVEAHLLDFEANLYGRRIELDLLARLRPSQAFHGLEALLAQMECDVAEARKVIAGHRLL
- a CDS encoding GDSL-type esterase/lipase family protein translates to MARSLHRLRSVCLLVPVLGVMIWISPTWDSLRAEDAPPDPDPTRFASDIEAFEQGDRASPPEPSSILFLGSSSIKLWDLNVWFPEQTLLNRGFGGSQLSDVIHYADRLITPSRPRLVIVYAGDNDIAEGKSPERVLKDFLTLSSRIRTLSPNASIVFLSIKPSLARKDHWPSMRHANRLINEACDMSAHLHFLDVASPMLDALGAMRPELYDSDGLHLNNDGYAIWAERLAPVLQRFLDNSSAR
- a CDS encoding SDR family oxidoreductase, with protein sequence MTRIGTNPPVVVITGASAGVGRATSRAFADRGARIGLIARGRDGLEATRREVERRGGQALVLPCDVADAQAVENAAEAVERELGPIDVWVNNAMVSVFSPILEITPEDFRRVTEVTYLGYVHGTLAALKRMKPRDRGKIIQVGSALAYRGIPLQSAYCAAKHAIQGFNDSLRAELLHERSRVRVTSIQLPAMNTPQFRWVKSRLPRKGQPVPPIYQPEIAAEAILWASDHNRRELFVGVPTYQVILGNKLVPAVGDWYLSRYGYDSQMGDEPQAPDQPHNLWEPLPGDRGAHGAFNAQAINPRWELQCSIHRNAILGGLALVGVVAAGLAWSRLSSS
- a CDS encoding glycosyltransferase; translated protein: MDETPNRLEAGAAADSGFTLYVDANPLADRHLTGIGRYTARVVLSLARLVPLRFFSNGKELILNGELDPNLDQDLGSLGRWIWSSRREPLGTPPARSAGLFGCLRPVEKLFPVEMSILHDFTPLVVPWTHSEKTRGMFRGFFAKSLLSSDCALAVSHATKADAGWLTPFPQHRIVVAHSGPSLCVESHCDDSTPERRPNVGLVVSTLEPRKNPFFLLDWFRDSDALPDGAELWWVGPLGWLTSRKALEKYRRLPRGRRVRFLGVVPDRELCRLYRTVGWSIYPSLYEGFGFPVLDSLRHGTPVLASYNSALREFDTPGIHFFDPSEPSTVDQAWQKLRRASPIAIPQEPLDAHYRWDRVARTIVETLTGFLERSESSSSGDSRQLRIDSGTLVRGQSILIDTPDRIGSVRS
- a CDS encoding DUF1559 domain-containing protein, yielding MNTVQKRRRYGFTLIELLVVIAIIGVLIALLLPAVQSAREAARRAQCVNNLKQIGLALHNYESTHQVFPAAMHGGFAQLYGNFTGYHSVLPYMEQSALSSAFNFEQAFASPTLGTYFGWSLPAQTTGITTQVSTFLCPSNRNMSEVGSTFNFAGVSWALDRVAVTDYIFSAGADNYVSPPYVNRSLRGIAGIDTFTRLAEVRDGTSQTFLMGESAGGNAANPFVAVGSAENRVCVPLEQFDQGRFYDNVMFMAFGRRRSWGSEFIVGGIIGKTTDRIGVFYGLNDCGYPSDTTRFPGPNGFPVSPTSGQTLPNFRSVHPGGANFLFADGSVKFVKETINAQSYMALSTVAGGEIVSSDQY
- a CDS encoding Kelch repeat-containing protein, whose product is MKRSAPRCVRLRGLCAAVASLSLFGLGQPSSAHFLWISGEREEDGSVVAHAFFADQTVPDLPMFLKYLDSATYSIEGKPLSLNRGEDSDFVQLPENLPRVVDGELEFGIMNRGESTFRLMYTTRLQLGPLPTGTVEAGEGLRMSWLVDAEEPALIQVRFNGEPAARAEVKVYHEDGNDRTLIADDQGRVRCPDLADGRAGLLAKWIDGTAGELDGTPYPESRHYATLMVTPILVSQDTKAVADTCRLSRPFALIPEPINSFGGAVVGDSLYVYSGHTGTTHRYHTGTTNPHFYRLDLRDRTTWEELPCGTALQGVALVAHDGKLIRVGGMLARNEEGSPHDLISVDEVARFDPETSEWTDLPPLPEPRSTHDAAVLGDYLYVVGGWSMTGGDSNGAYFLDDALRLDLTNPEAGWEVLPSLPTPRRALAVAAHDGKIFVVGGLLENGDTTREVVVFDPEDQSWMQGPELPGEPIQGFAPSAFSLGGRLLASGGNGTVYRLTETADSWEAIAEQAVPRITHRLLPGIDEDALIVGGNFAGVPVRFIESIPLDGTTSAMDLVTWTVELPGAAVQSHAVSMVGSQVLLAGGNRSANPHDFKSELLTDEVFTIRLDGTRAEPIGALPSARQSSVVVSVPDGRQLDTYVLGGIADDGEVVRTLGSVVRRQASESTWESLKASIPDDRGMFGAAVHDGAIWVFGGSIFDPRPEAQNRGFPTEVLRWDVEAEDSTFEVTEHQIPRARRSFAGAVLDGNYYLVGGLGDDQTLVDVVDVFNFETKAWQTIPSPSQPRVFADLVVLDGKLYMGGGFAAGSSGHFEPARSIEVYDPESGTWSTMIEELPIAVNALRLMTVRDRLLLFGIDANDPQQARFVLMAPQPFEQTTLKASASANTPVGLPSLDQAQDDSTR